In the genome of Candoia aspera isolate rCanAsp1 chromosome 1, rCanAsp1.hap2, whole genome shotgun sequence, one region contains:
- the AKAP12 gene encoding A-kinase anchor protein 12, translating into MGAGSSTEQRSPQDGTTAAEESQPGSPEGQTPAAAAEAEQPEDPSKLLHKNGQISSINGITEEQVELSHKPEELKEQQAEVLAADVGQGEAADVILKEGSTENMETSLPELSDKSNEDDEQKDTEGADKQLPSEENEEQPGESPSNDVGFKKVFKLVGFKFTVKKDKTEKMEPVQLLNVKAEVTEGSSDGAGDCKELKTETVEEATQSEITDFVEKTEEETQTEEVKEETFSEEVTESPVEAESKEAEIKDNGNKSPESPVSPLTSETASPLRKFFTQGWAGFRKRTSFRKPKEEELQTEKEKQEQKTEKEVTTEGIAIKEELEEEKLSPEKDRTEVSLEASDEKMESEKEKKEETKMVEVSTETNLKEAATPSEQPSTEEVAENIDKEVGINLKGETDLELEEKLEPVQESPVGLEQSTAASSEGKTELGAPLLNEVFEEKISQSDSLSPITIEKPEEPFEKIEEALKAPLATEIFDEKPTEINIDVRTVVAEEEVKITKKEQLVLEQLVKTNDDFQKEQPTVEQLKVTETVPEIAKEHFRQTDPSNFDAATHKAPEGITSEVELVSSQEKAKMQGSPLKKLFTGTGLKKLSGKKHKGKKEEARLGEAAEQIQQLSDSAESPDDPRAESSASSPEEITESVEKASDAAQIPEAEEGSSSDVEKKRESVTPWASFKKMVTPKKRVRRLSESDREEELDKTKSATLSSTESAPNDEQEDIKDNDEEQKIEKSADEPKRKVDTSVSWEALICVGSSKKRTRKSSSSDEEVGQRLAQDGQKLDEVAPNKEAVHDTIFTNSHESDQGQGNSSPEQVGSPSETEGISTWESFKRLVTPRRKSKTKMEEKNDEPTTIPSLEHATLDGDTAKEESWVSFKKLIPGRRKKKSDGIPEHAPVQEAGEEMTGTNEEDSDVPAVVPLSEYEAAEQEKFEAQKTEQDDMAKKISSQNIEESQSTLIIEQASEGLVHAIAVSVVEGERAVTSIEERSPSWISAAVTESIEHVNEDEKKSEEISGTGIVEETVVVTKLIPHMRKNISGDTIVSELELTSEAVTALEEASGIEETTEISCAEETTEMVSAVSRLTESPDTTEIATPVQEIAESEQDLEELNKETQEMLQVVAERIKLSDGKGISESLTEVTVQPLSAEKIGHEISAISKEVELPLNEVVQINEVTQSCEAQIKVKEDGLREVLRTSNGMLVDGKEKSKEITSLEWVESHRPKTEQESVKQYEEIIGEQTVEEKSDEEFVIVTVTPEEQPETEVSDTFGKQQMLLKEMDSEEHKSTGTIEYILMNLEETTQNKVTECVPEVDELEQVTCEEKSQLHQKQEELQNNLYNLESQPSEIILVKVNEAAENEVKDFNLLTESQTKLFLPETATQNQLTEVPPSTVKNVAFGTEKGSTEETAVEACIQNEDFCTSIKNEAHIQKVGPEVQLQKLEPRISEIDVKTEPFLLYEETQILAETMEKEMSPQVLEIDVHKLNAKAEAQVITDRVEETEIKSQVQSGEAEVLVEKAELKVDMEFSTEKAKTESPTEEVIIEDHLKEEEAQLSAEEAPTKLEREMCQEKIDIMVDVEKIEKVEVRVPEEMADGTAFVETSTEQIDAKLESGAPVEKADTKVDEKASKKKRDAHVEADVPVGKTIIESPQDQADAKLNGESFEMKGDIKSHADNMDAEIAKNESKVLSCLPADTKQLTEGTAAESTTEKTVTELFTEKVVASIEKVETKAGMEVFAEKVDEKANVDVPAEQMATQIPIEQSDEMMVTEAIARELEPKETLQNVMSEIRIQSEVEDFRDCLSKICDAVVSNEPSRREEKDAFSAVEKPTAEAALEKPEKELLHISAPAQTAMDEIQKYVRDPNLTSALQCTERISAKASEIEELKAATLEESECTEESVIESPVQKELMVLPSVTEAIDTGVPEGLMQNEKEDTLIHLEPQYSETKGAAETPENEEALNSVKIELGNGKLPTGGESAGTVEGDLLISDSRFIESVVSNAILETKRVRVLTDLKSEVQEAGMSEISVKTETYPEELPVETVQSPSESKAASESCQGTLQSSGKVQITEIDKAVQKPELAAGGALYAAPIQEPFTEQQEDAGTDIHDLQSYISSVTITAAAVEERVLAEHVTLTETSTETFQTLLEEPKEPASKTIEFRSFAHSESGTLYPDPDAVAFSEKIDSVIEESVLSAVRCTKEGLLQKCVFDSTPEMELLKSLSIEESEQKVMTPERSPSTEFPKDVQFVTIESQSSKIVQKIIQNAVDKLEQTEEAISPLKQKSEPCLVDVNESGIQRDVQVGHQISMAEEKNHEIQPTSVIAEKKEAIRVPKEMPLSFNETENGENWSSGKTDADLETVKEIVNETERKNGDSKSQLEVDTAVSTETQKNMLGSILSGGSPEESLEIEQSTVKDLEVALIVENQEKLIPHQTHRKRKEDCSQSTEFPEMQKEDFTSCESPQLQTKLRES; encoded by the coding sequence TTGGTCAAGGAGAAGCTGCAGATGTGATTCTGAAAGAGGGGTCTACCGAAAATATGGAGACCAGCCTACCAGAATTAAGTGACAAATCAAATGAAGATGATGAACAGAAAGACACAGAAGGTGCTGATAAACAGTTGCCctcagaagaaaatgaagagcaGCCTGGTGAATCTCCATCAAATGATGTTGgatttaaaaaagtttttaaattagTTGGATTCAAATTTACagttaaaaaagataaaacagagAAAATGGAACCTGTGCAGCTGTTGAATGTAAAAGCAGAAGTCACAGAAGGGTCATCTGATGGTGCTGGAGACTGTAAAGAACTCAAGACAGAGACAGTGGAAGAAGCCACACAAAGTGAAATAACTGACTTTGTGGAGAAGActgaggaagaaactcagactgaggaggtgaaagaagaaaccTTCTCCGAGGAAGTAACAGAAAGCCCTGTTGAAGCAGAAAGCAAAGAGGCTGAAATTAAAGACAATGGGAATAAGTCTCCAGAGTCTCCAGTAAGCCCATTAACCAGTGAAACTGCATCACCCCTAAGAAAGTTTTTTACTCAGGGTtgggctgggtttagaaaaaggaCAAGCTTCAGAAAACCTAAAGAAGAAGAACTtcaaactgagaaagaaaaacaagagcaaaaaacagaaaaggaagtgaCAACAGAAGGAATAGCTATTAAAGAAGaattagaagaagaaaaactctCACCAGAAAAAGATAGGACAGAAGTTTCTTTAGAAGCCAGTGATGAGAAAATGGaaagtgagaaagagaaaaaagaagaaacaaaaatggtaGAAGTCTCAACAGAAACCAACCTGAAAGAAGCTGCTACTCCCAGTGAACAACCATCAACAGAAGAAGTAGCTGAAAATATAGATAAAGAAGTTGGTATAAACTTGAAAGGGGAGACTGACCTGGAGTTAGAGGAAAAATTGGAACCAGTGCAAGAGAGTCCTGTAGGCTTAGAGCAAAGTACTGCTGCATCatctgaaggaaaaacagaacTGGGAGCTCCTTTGTTAAATGAAGTATTTGAAGAAAAGATAAGCCAATCTGATTCATTGTCTCCAATCACAATAGAAAAGCCTGAGGAACCTTTTGAAAAAATAGAAGAGGCTCTAAAGGCTCCTCTGGCCACAGAAATTTTTGATGAGAAACCGACAGAGATAAATATTGATGTTAGAACTGTTGTGGCAGAAGAAGAAGTGAAAATAACTAAAAAAGAGCAACTAGTTCTTGAACAATTAGTGAAAACAAATGATGACTTTCAGAAAGAGCAACCCACTGTTGAACAGTTAAAAGTCACAGAAACGGTTCCTGAAATAGCAAAGGAGCACTTCAGGCAAACAGATCCAAGCAATTTTGATGCAGCGACACACAAAGCTCCAGAAGGCATAACAAGTGAGGTAGAACTGGTGTCATCTCAAGAAAAAGCCAAGATGCAAGGCAGCCCTTTAAAAAAGCTTTTCACAGGTACTGGCTTAAAGAAATTGTCGGGAAAGAAacataaaggaaagaaagaagaagctaGACTAGGGGAAGCAGCAGAACAAATACAGCAGTTGTCTGATTCTGCAGAAAGCCCAGATGACCCAAGGGCAGAAAGCTCTGCTTCTTCCCCTGAAGAAATAACAGAATCTGTAGAAAAGGCCTCAGATGCTGCCCAGATTCCTGAAGCTGAAGAAGGATCTTCTTCAGAtgtagagaagaaaagagaaagtgttACACCTTGGGCATCGTTTAAAAAAATGGTAACTCCTAAGAAACGGGTCAGGAGACTTTCTGAAagtgacagagaagaagaacttgATAAGACAAAGAGTGCTACTTTGTCTTCAACTGAAAGTGCACCTAATGATGAACAGGAAGATATTAAAGACAATGATGAggaacaaaaaatagaaaaaagtgcaGATGAGCCCAAGAGAAAAGTTGATACTTCTGTATCATGGGAAGCTTTAATCTGTGTAGGCTCATCAAAGAAAAGAACTAgaaaatcttcatcttctgatgAAGAAGTAGGACAAAGGCTTGCTCAGGATGGGCAAAAATTAGATGAAGTTGCACCAAATAAAGAAGCAGTACATGACACTATCTTTACTAACTCACATGAAAGTGATCAAGGACAAGGAAATTCTTCACCAGAACAAGTAGGAAGCCCATCTGAAACAGAGGGTATTTCAACATGGGAATCTTTTAAAAGACTAGTAACTCCAAGAAGAAAAtctaaaacaaagatggaagagaaaaatGATGAACCCACCACAATTCCAAGTTTAGAACATGCTACCTTAGATGGGGATACTGCAAAAGAAGAATCCtgggtttcatttaaaaaattaatacctGGTCGTAGGAAGAAAAAGTCTGATGGAATACCAGAACATGCTCCTGTGcaagaagctggagaagaaatGACAGGAACAAATGAGGAGGACTCTGATGTCCCAGCTGTAGTTCCTTTATCAGAGTATGAAGCTGCTGAACAAGAGAAATTTGAAGCTCAAAAAACAGAGCAAGATGATATGGCTAAGAAAATCTCAAGTCAAAATATAGAAGAGTCACAAAGTACATTAATAATTGAGCAGGCCAGTGAAGGATTAGTTCATGCCATTGCTGTCTCAGTGGTAGAAGGTGAGAGAGCAGTTACAAGTATTGAAGAAAGATCACCATCTTGGATATCAGCTGCTGTGACAGAGTCCATTGAACATGTGAACGAAGATGAGAAAAAATCTGAGGAGATTTCTGGAACTGGAATTGTTGAAGAAACAGTAGTGGTTACTAAACTTATACCACATATGAGAAAGAATATTAGTGGTGATACTATAGTCAGTGAGCTGGAGTTAACCTCGGAAGCAGTTACAGCTCTAGAAGAAGCTTCAGGCATTGAAGAAACAACTGAAATATCTTGTGCTGAAGAGACAACTGAAATGGTTTCAGCAGTTTCAAGGCTAACTGAGTCCCCTGATACTACAGAAATAGCTACACCGGTGCAGGAGATAGCAGAAAGTGAGCAAGACCTAGAagaattaaataaagaaacacaGGAAATGTTGCAAGTAGTTGCTGAAAGAATTAAATTGTCTGATGGAAAGGGGATTAGTGAAAGTCTGACAGAAGTAACAGTTCAGCCATTGTCAGCTGAGAAAATTGGGCATGAAATTTCTGCCATATCTAAAGAAGTGGAATTGCCATTAAATGAGGTTGTTCAAATTAATGAAGTTACACAAAGCTGTGAAGCTCAGATTAAAGTTAAAGAAGATGGTCTGAGGGAGGTGTTAAGAACGAGTAATGGAATGTTAGTAGATGGGAAAGAAAAGTCAAAAGAGATCACTAGCTTGGAGTGGGTTGAAAGTCATCGGCCAAAGACTGAACAAGAATCTGTAAAAcaatatgaagaaataattggagaacAGACAGTTGAAGAAAAATCTGATGAAGAATTTGTCATTGTCACAGTAACCCCTGAAGAGCAACCAGAAACAGAAGTTAGTGACACCTTTGGAAagcaacaaatgttattaaaagaaaTGGACAGTGAAGAGCACAAGAGTACAGGTACAATAGAATACATCCTAATGAATTTAGAAGAAACTACTCAAAATAAGGTTACAGAATGTGTTCCAGAAGTGGATGAATTAGAACAGGTAACATGTGAAGAGAAGTCTCAGTTACATCAGAAACAGGAAGAATTACAAAACAACTTATATAACTTAGAATCACAGCCCTCAGAAATAATTTTAGTAAAAGTAAATGAGGCTGCTGAGAACGAAGTAAAAGATTTTAATCTTTTAACAGAATCACAGACTAAATTATTTCTTCCTGAGACAGCTACCCAGAACCAGCTCACTGAAGTTCCACCAAGTACTGTTAAAAATGTGGCATTTGGTACAGAAAAGGGAAGTACAGAGGAAACTGCAGTTGAGGCATGCATACAGAATGAAGACTTTTGCACCTCTATAAAAAATGAGGCCCATATACAGAAGGTGGGACCTGAGGTTCAGCTTCAAAAATTGGAGCCCAGGATTTCTGAAATAGATGTGAAAACAGAACCTTTCTTACTGTATGAAGAAACCCAGATTCTTGCAGAGACTATGGAAAAAGAGATGTCCCCTCAAGTGTTGGAAATAGATGTCCACAAGCTAAATGCAAAGGCTGAGGCCCAAGTAATAACTGACCGTGTAGAGGAAACGGAAATAAAGTCCCAGGTACAAAGTGGGGAAGCAGAGGTCCTGGTGGAGAAGGCAGAATTAAAAGTAGACATGGAATTCTCTACAGAGAAAGCAAAAACAGAGTCTCCCACAGAAGAGGTGATTATTGAGGATCACCTAAAAGAGGAAGAAGCACAACTCTCTGCAGAGGAGGCACCTACAAAGTTGGAAAGAGAAATGTGTCAAGAGAAAATCGACATAATGGTAGATGTAGAGAAGATTGAGAAAGTGGAAGTAAGGGTTCCTGAAGAGATGGCAGATGGAACGGCGTTTGTGGAAACTTCCACAGAACAGATAGATGCAAAGTTGGAATCAGGGGCTCCTGTAGAAAAGGCAGATACAAAAGTAGATGAGAAAGCTTCCAAAAAGAAGAGAGATGCACATGTGGAAGCAGATGTCCCTGTGGGGAAGACAATAATAGAGTCCCCACAGGATCAGGCAGATGCAAAATTGAATGGGGAGAGCTTTGAAATGAAGGGGGATATAAAGTCCCATGCAGATAATATGGATGCAGAGATTGCGAAGAATGAGAGTAAAGTACTCAGTTGTCTTCCAGCTGATACAAAGCAGTTAACAGAGGGGACAGCAGCTGAATCCACCACCGAAAAAACAGTAACTGAGCTCTTCACAGAGAAAGTAGTGGCTTCCATTGAGAAGGTAGAAACAAAGGCTGGTATGGAAGTCTTCGCAGAGAAGGTGGATGAAAAAGCAAATGTAGATGTCCCTGCAGAACAGATGGCTACGCAGATCCCCATAGAACAGTCGGATGAAATGATGGTAACGGAAGCCATTGCTAGGGAATTAGAACCGAAGGAGACTTTGCAAAATGTGATGAGCGAGATCAGGATTCAGTCTGAGGTGGAAGATTTTAGGGATTGCTTATCTAAAATTTGTGATGCTGTTGTTTCCAATGAGCCTTcaaggagggaagaaaaagatgCTTTTTCTGCTGTAGAAAAACCAACGGCAGAGGCTGCACTTGAAAAACCTGAAAAGGAGCTACTTCACATTTCAGCACCTGCACAGACTGCCATGGATGAAATACAGAAATATGTCAGAGATCCCAATCTTACTTCTGCATTACAATGTACAGAAAGAATTTCAGCAAAAGCCTCAGAAATTGAAGAACTAAAAGCTGCCACGCTTGAGGAATCAGAATGTACTGAGGAAAGTGTGATTGAGAGCCCCGTACAAAAGGAATTAATGGTACTTCCTTCAGTGACTGAGGCCATAGACACTGGTGTGCCTGAAGGCCTTATGCAGAATGAAAAGGAAGATACACTCATTCATTTGGAACCACAATACAGTGAGACTAAGGGAGCTGCGGAGACTCCAGAAAATGAGGAAGCTTTGAATTCTGTTAAAATTGAGTTGGGAAATGGCAAGCTACCAACTGGAGGAGAATCTGCAGGAACAGTAGAAGGGGATCTCCTCATCTCAGACTCTAGATTTATAGAAAGTGTTGTCTCAAATGCTATTTTGGAAACGAAAAGAGTGAGGGTGCTGACAGACTTAAAATCAGAAGTCCAAGAGGCAGGTATGAGTGAGATCTCTGTAAAGACTGAAACATATCCTGAGGAATTGCCTGTGGAAACAGTGCAGTCACCTTCAGAGTCTAAAGCAGCTTCAGAAAGCTGCCAGGGAACACTACAATCATCAGGGAAGGTTCAAATAACGGAAATAGACAAAGCAGTACAAAAACCTGAACTTGCTGCAGGCGGTGCACTTTATGCAGCTCCTATACAAGAGCCTTTCACTGAGCAACAGGAGGATGCTGGCACTGATATTCATGATTTGCAAAGTTATATATCTTCTGTAACCATAACAGCTGCAGCAGTAGAAGAGCGCGTCCTTGCAGAACATGTCACACTTACAGAAACATCAACTGAAACCTTTCAGACTTTACTAGAAGAGCCAAAAGAGCCAGCGTCCAAAACAATAGAGTTTAGAAGCTTTGCTCATTCAGAATCTGGAACTCTGTATCCTGATCCTGATGCAGTGGCATTTTCAGAGAAAATAGATTCAGTGATAGAAGAATCAGTTTTATCAGCAGTGAGATGCACCAAAGAGGGCTTACTCCAGAAGTGTGTATTTGATTCTACTCCGGAAATGGAACTCCTGAAATCTTTATCTATTGAAGAAAGTGAGCAAAAGGTGATGACTCCAGAAAGAAGCCCCTCTACtgaatttccaaaagatgttcAGTTTGTAACAATAGAGTCTCAGAGTTCAAAAATTGTGCAGAAAATAATCCAAAATGCAGTTGATAAATTGGAGCAAACAGAAGAGGCCATTTCTCCTTTAAAGCAGAAGAGTGAACCATGTCTAGTGGATGTAAATGAATCTGGAATTCAGAGAGATGTACAAGTTGGTCATCAGATTTCTATGGCAGAAGAGAAAAATCATGAAATTCAGCCAACATCTGTAATTGCAGAGAAAAAAGAAGCCATCAGAGTACCAAAAGAAATGCCTTTAAGTTTTAATGAA